DNA sequence from the Phyllopteryx taeniolatus isolate TA_2022b chromosome 14, UOR_Ptae_1.2, whole genome shotgun sequence genome:
CTTCGGGAACCAGGTTCCCCCGGAGATCCGCCAACTCTTCAAAGTGGACAGAAAGAGCGGCAGGCTCACCCTGGAAAGCCCCATCGACTTCGAAAGTAAGAACACGTACGAGTTCGACGTCCAGGCCGCCGACTTGGGGCCGAACCCCAGCCCGGCCATATGCAAAATCGTCGTTCAGGTGCAAGATGTTAACGACAACGCGCCGGAGATCTCCATCACGCCCATGACGTCCATCGCTGCGGACGTAGCCTACATCACCGAGGCGGCCGCCGGGGAGAGTTTTGTGGCTCTGGTCAGTACTTCGGACCGAGATTCTGGAGCCAACGGCCGAGTGCGCTGCACCCTCTACGGGCACGATCACTTCAGACTGCAGCAAGCCTACGAGGACAGCTTCGTGATCGTGAGCACCGGCCCGTTAGACCGTGAAAAGATCCCCGAGTATAACCTGACGGTGGTGGCCGAGGACCTGGGCTCTCCTCCCTTCAGAACCGTCACTCAGTACACCGTCCGGCTCACGGACGAGAACGACAACGCTCCGGTGTTCAGTAAGCCTGCGTACGAGGTGGCCGTGGTGGAGAACAACGCGCCCGGTGCGTACGTCACCACGGTGGTGGCGCGGGACATGGACACGGGGTCGAACGGAAAGGTCACCTACAAGCTCGCGGACGCCTACTTCATGGGCTCTCCCATTTCCACCTTTGTGTCGATGGACCCCGCCAGCGGGTCTCTTTACGCGCTACGGAGCTTCAACTACGAGGTAATGAAGCAACTGGAACTCCGGATCACGGCCAGCGACGGCGGCTCCCCGCCCCTGACCGGAAGCGCAAATGTTTTCCTGAGGGTCGTGGACCAGAACGACAACGCGCCGGCCATCACCCATCCGGCGCTCAACAACGGCTCGGCCGAGGTCGTCCTGCCCCGGGACTCGCCGAGAGGCTACGTCGTCACGCGGGTGGAGGCCCGGGATGCAGACGAGGGCGTCAACGCTGAGCTGTCCTTCGGGCTGGCCGCCGCCGGTGAACCCTCCGTCTTCTCTGTCAACAAACTCACGGGGGACGTCTACCTGAACCGCTCGCTCAGCCACGACGCGGACGACGCCTTGAGCGTCACCGTGACGGTGAGCGACAACGGCAGGCCCGCGCTCACCTCCGCCGCCACGCTGCGCTTCCTAATCATCGCCGGCTCCCCGCCGAGCGACCGCGCCGTGTACCGGGCGGGCGGCGCGCCCGCGCAGTGGGACCTGTCCGTGGTCATCATCGTCGTCTTGGCGGGGAGCTGCACCCTCCTGCTCctcgccatcatcatcatcgctaCCACCTGCAAGCGCCACAGAGGAGACAAGAGCGGCGAGGACGGCGACTCCTACGGGGAGGAAGGCACGCCGGAACGGGGCGGCAAGCGGGTGGCCGCTAACCCGCTTCTCCCCGTGCGCGCGGCGGCGGGCTTCGAGGGGCGCTCGTACAGCGGCCAGACCCACGACGTGTGTTCGGCCTCAGAGGACGGCGGCGAGGTCCCCTGCGTTTATGACTCAGAACCAAACGGCAAACCGAGGGGCAACAAACACGAGGTGAGTCCGCCTTTGGGGGCGTCAGTGAAGACCGTCAATTGTCCGTCGGTGTGAGCGCGAATGTCGTTGAAAACGGACGGACGGCATACGCAGAACTTCACTCTCCTTTCCATTTCATTTGCAGGGCTACTCAACGTTGCCGGGCTACGGGAGCGCCAAGGAGGCCGTGAGGCCCGTCGCCATCTGGAAGGGCAACTCTTACGCCACCGTCTCTGCCAGGGACCCGGCCTTCAGCGGCAAAGACAGCGGCAAGGGGGACAGCGACTTCAATGACAGCGACAGCGATGTGAGCGCAGACACTGCAGGCTTGAAGAAAGATGGCGCATCTGTTCCCCCGATGGGGGCTCAAAATGGTGAGCGGGCCAAACTTCACTTCAAGATTCAGGCTTTCTCTTCGTCTTGGGCAGCTCCGTGCATGAACATCAACACTTTACGCACGTTTGTGCAATCCGCCTTGTCATCCCCCCATCAGGCATCCTATTGGTTGTTCATGATGATTAGCTCGATTGACAGGGGAATCAATTGTATAGATCTGTAGACAGAAACcaggcatttttgtttgtttgttactattgaattgatttttgggtttgttttcaATCCACAAATAGTTGAACCCACAGGCGCCAAACTGCGCCCGCTGCCGTTCCTTCTCCCAGTTCAGCAGGCGAGGGGGCGGAGACTGAAAGGATTTCTGGCGCAGCTTTCACACTTGTCTGACTTGACGGCGTAACACGTTTTGCATCCGAAGCCAACTTCTGCTGTTCtgcttttgttgttggtttgttttagCGTTGTGGGCGTGCACCAGCGAGTGTAGGGTTCTGGGCCATTCCGATCGCTGTTGGAGCCCCTCGGCAGCGAGAGCCGACGCGGCGCCCTCGCCCGCCCCGACCGCGTCCTCCTTGCCTCGGAACAACTACTACCGagcccacatccccaaaacggTGGGCCTGCAGAGCGTGTACGAGAAGGTGCTGGACTACGTGACGATCGCGCCCGCTCGGCCCGCGAGGGTCCAGGAGGTCTGCGGCGACGTGACGATCCCCGTGTACGCCGCCAGCCACGAGGAGGCCTGAGCAAGAATCTATTCCAAAAGATTTCAGTTGGGCTCCCTGGACAGCGAGAGGTGGAAAAGCTTTTTATGCGATTCAGTCGCTCTCAGATTTTCTTCTTGGTTTGAACGTGAACTGTATTATACGCAAGCTTTGTACATagagagattttatttttgataaaaGCCATCATGAAGTGGCGATCTTAAAGCATGCCTCTATTTCAAACCTCCCGAGTCGCGTTCGGCCGCAGGACTCCGACATTGTAAGCCGAGTTGATAACCGTGTATGGAATGCTCTCAAAGGTTTTTATCATCACAAAGTTGCGACAAGACAATAAACGTTGAAGCACTGCACTCAAAACGTGGTTTTTAAGCAGGATTGTTTGGAGAATTACACACACCGGCCGACAGGTGTCGCTGTTACCGCACCTGTGCACTGAGGTCCTCGCGTCACGCTGGCGCTCGCTTTCATGTTAATTCAATCATAATAAGTCGGGATCAAATCGGTCATTGTCACATCAATAGCGGTTTGCCAATGAAACGAGACGCAAG
Encoded proteins:
- the LOC133488896 gene encoding protocadherin-8-like; the protein is MLSAKMRETRWLLLFVLSSTRLAAFAKAKTVKYQTSEEDAPGTAIGNLNEDISSASAGSRSGFRMMKQFNSSFVRLRESDGQLSVGERIDRERICKHTPRCLISFDVVSFSKEQFKLIHVEVEVKDINDNSPEFPRKESSVDISENTAVGTRVPLDFAVDEDVGLNYIQSYQISVNSHFSIDVLSRADGVKYAELVLVKELDRETRASYALELVAVDGGNPSRSGSTRVNIKVKDYNDNSPVFDRNSFSVDLPEDAPVGSLLLDLNAEDPDEGLNGEVAYGFGNQVPPEIRQLFKVDRKSGRLTLESPIDFESKNTYEFDVQAADLGPNPSPAICKIVVQVQDVNDNAPEISITPMTSIAADVAYITEAAAGESFVALVSTSDRDSGANGRVRCTLYGHDHFRLQQAYEDSFVIVSTGPLDREKIPEYNLTVVAEDLGSPPFRTVTQYTVRLTDENDNAPVFSKPAYEVAVVENNAPGAYVTTVVARDMDTGSNGKVTYKLADAYFMGSPISTFVSMDPASGSLYALRSFNYEVMKQLELRITASDGGSPPLTGSANVFLRVVDQNDNAPAITHPALNNGSAEVVLPRDSPRGYVVTRVEARDADEGVNAELSFGLAAAGEPSVFSVNKLTGDVYLNRSLSHDADDALSVTVTVSDNGRPALTSAATLRFLIIAGSPPSDRAVYRAGGAPAQWDLSVVIIVVLAGSCTLLLLAIIIIATTCKRHRGDKSGEDGDSYGEEGTPERGGKRVAANPLLPVRAAAGFEGRSYSGQTHDVCSASEDGGEVPCVYDSEPNGKPRGNKHEGYSTLPGYGSAKEAVRPVAIWKGNSYATVSARDPAFSGKDSGKGDSDFNDSDSDVSADTAGLKKDGASVPPMGAQNALWACTSECRVLGHSDRCWSPSAARADAAPSPAPTASSLPRNNYYRAHIPKTVGLQSVYEKVLDYVTIAPARPARVQEVCGDVTIPVYAASHEEA